ATCCATCCTTAATATCCAAGTCATGCttgtaaaatataaaaaactATTTGACTTCCCCAAGCTCCAAAAGCCTAGTATActaaacttggctcattttttacaTCAGTTGGCTTCGTCGACTCTAAGTTTGACACCTCTTTATATTtacgataataaaaataaattattatatatctaCTAGTTTATATGGATGGTATTATCATCACAAGCAATAATCTTATGAAGATCAAGTAATTCCTTAAGTAATTAATAAATTGATTTCCCATTAAAGATCCAAGAATAATGTTCATATCTTGTGGAGTTTTCTTATCTCAAaagaagtatattcaagatctattatcaaatacaaacatgcataatgccaaaAAAGTCACCACTCCACTCTTCACtattgaatcacttaaattatatgaTGGCAAACTATAGATCTCACATAATATTGACAAGTACTTAATTCTTTACGGTATTTATCTCTCACATGTCCGGACATCTCATTTATAATCAATAAACCATCATAATTTATGTATCGACCATCTACCATATATTGGTCTATGTTAAAACTTGTCATATGATATCTCAAAGTGACTTTTAATCATGAACTTTTTCTTCGTAAACACTTATCATATCATTTCTATACGTTTACTGATGCTGATTAAATAAGCAAtaatgatgatagaacatctactcaACCTATATTGTCTTTCTTAGAGCAAATATAATTAGTCGGAGCTTCAAGAAATACAATGCAATCACAAGATCCGAATACCAAGTTATCGCCACCACCGCTACGTAACTTAACTAGGTCACCAATTTGCTCCAGGCATTTAGCATCACCTCTCAATCcattcctataatatattgtgataatattagtGTCACTTACATATGCATCAATCTAGTATTTCACTCATGAAACATATTGGTATTGATTTTTACTTCATTAGAGTTCAAAGTTATTAGATAttaactacgtgtttctcatATCCACGCTTTTATCCAACCATTAGACTCTCTTACAAAATTTCTCGCTACATTTCAATTATATTAGATCAAGATTAATATCCTAAATATAAGTTTAATTTTATGAggatataataaaagatcataaTAGAGATAAATATAGTGTATGGATGATAGTGTATAGAGATAAATATAGTGTATATTCTTTACCTCTTAAGTTTGAAAGTGTATGAATGAAAAACGGAAAAATCTAACCTGACTTCTCTTTTTACCTTTTAAAGGTAAAAAAAACTCAATTTCTTTTCTTATACGAGACAGTTGTTGTTAGGCATCATAGGTGATGAATGAGAGAAAACCAGCTGACTTTATTAGTAGGACAAAGTTGAAGTGAAAATGAGTAGTTTGTTATTTAAGCGGCCTTATGTTTTATCCACCACAAGCAACTCGATAAATCTTGCACACATTGTTTAGCACACATTGTTTACTCAATGTGTGCATGGATCGGCTCAACCTTAACTTGCAGGAGGCCAGTAGGCCGATTACAAATCAGTAGGCCGATTCTTATCTGTACTGTTTCAGTGCTCAAGGAAGCTATCTGTGGAAGGTTTGCCCATTTCTATATTCGATGCCTCGGTTCTGTAGATGCAACACGATTTTGACCACCTGGGTGATCACAACCATCCGATTCAGATGGGATTGAATACTCGTGACTTCCTTGCCCTGGAAAACTGGTGTACGGTGGCAGTAAGATTGCTTCTCCATTAAGAGAGTCCATTATGACTATCCTCACCCCAAGAAAATTTCCTGTGCTCCACGGTGTGTGAGAAATTTTGATGATTACAAACGTCTGACATCTCTGATGAAATTTTGCGTTACTTCTATTGGTCTTGGAAAGCGTTGAAgtgcatgatattttatgaagacAGTACTGTTCACAGTCACTCGGGGGAGAACAGAGCACTGCGTTCACTACCCAGTTAATTTTCTTGCCATGGTTGATCACACATTCAACGCGTCGTCTGCTTAGGCTTTTGGCCCCTCTAAAGTTCTACTGTTTCAAAAGTCGCTTTATGTTCAACATCAATTTTAGGTCCAGTAGTGAGTCGTAGTATTTCTGGGCATATGTTTAATGGCACAACGGTAGGGGAAAACAATTTATGCGTAAATACTAAACTCAGAACTGAGCTGTGGGGAGGTCTCACAGGGTTCTTCGTGAGGCCAAAAGGTGGGCAATTAATGGACATTAGGTGCAAGCTCGCATTTCTCATGAATCATGGGATCTGTGACGCTCCCACTGCTTTCTCTCGTGTGTTTCTCCACTGACTGCATTCTCCAGGGTTGACAGCTTATAGCTGACAATTTCCAGTGCTCAAGAAGAGGAAAACATTACTGTGATCGACGAAGTCCCAAAGAACAAATTTAGCTTGAAAATCCATGGTCAGTGCGTGAAAAGTTCATGCCGATGGATCATAGCTCAACGTATGGAGTACGATAAGTTGATGCAGTTCCTAACACACGAAAAGCCAACCAGATTTTTAATTGGCGTAGTATAGAGAGGAGAAAGCATTACACCATAAGGCGTTCTTGATTCTGAGACGGAACGTAAGAAGAGGAGACAAAAGATGGGTTAAAAGAGAAGACGAACTTTGAGATCCTATCACCACCCGGTGGAGGTACCCTCTGATTTTCCACGTGGCACAAGGTGGTGGCAAGATCTCAACTCTTGTCTTTTCTGGGTCACGTGCGATCACCGCCGGCGGGAGCGGCGAGGCGCGGAAGCAGAGGCAGAGGCGGAGGGGCGCGGCGAGGGGGAAGTGGGCGAGACTAAGCCGTTCCAGATCTCGGCGAAGGCGCGGAGGATAAGGTGGTGATGGCGGGGGGCGTTGAGGGCGAGAAAGCGGTGGAGAAGTTCGCGTACATCTTCCCACGCGTAGATCTCCATCTCCACGATCATCTGCAGCATCGAGTCCCGGAAGTCCAGGTATGGGTCCGACGACTCCTTCACCACCGCCACGCTACTCTCCACCACCCCCTTCCTCGGCGTCCCCGATGCATCgcacttgttcttcttcttgttcggCTTCCAGTGCTCCCTAGCGGCCGCCCACTTCGGGCTGTCCGGCGGGCAGAACGCTGAAGACGGAGAGGAAGTGGAGCCGCCGAAtcgggaaggagaagaggaggagttgGCGactgtggcggtggtggtggcagtGAGGCTGGTTTCCCAGTGTGAAGTGGTGGTCGAAGGAGAGAGGAGGCTGGGGGTCCTCGACAGCTTGGGTTTCGatgagaaggagaagaaagatgGGAGCTTCGGCCGCCGGCAGCTGCAGCCGATGTCAACCACCACCGGATGCCGCACCACGAACCTTCTCCGCCCGGAAGGCATCGAGAACGCGAAATAcgggatttttatttttatgggtCTGCAGCGGCCGGAGAAGCGATAAGGCACAACAAGTTTGGGTTTTGTGTGTAAAGAGAGGTCTCGGCGATGGCAAAAAcccaaaagatttgatttttcCAAGTCGAAAGGAGCTGAGAAAGGAAATAAGGGGAAAAGCTCGAATCTTGGTGGGGTGGTTGACAACTATAGGAATGGTAGATCTATGTTTTCATCGAAACAGGGGGGAGCACACGGAGAGATAAGCTTCGGATTTTGTTGGTAGAACGGAACCTTTTGCAGTCTAAAAACACTACAGAAGCAGATAGATGGAAATGGAGGTAGCAACGTTAACAGAGGTGTTGGTGATGAAGGAAACAGAGCAAACTGggaacaagaggaagaaggagaagggcACGCAGGCGAAGAAAATACTCCAGAGAAAGAGGTGAAAGGTAGTATTTGGGACACAGGAGAGGAGGTAGAAAGATAACTGAGCTCCGTAAGCGAGTGGGTCTTATAGAAAGCTGGGTAGACAGGGAGACCAGAAGAGGAGGAAGTGGGGGAAGTTGGAAGGAGACAAGGGAAAGGGGGATTTTAGTTGGACGAAGCTTTTGCCTTTTGGTTGGAGCCGTCGTGGTGGTTTTGTTTGCTTTGGGACGAAGAAGGCTTTGCTTTAAGCAGCACAACGGGGAGGGGATTGAGTTGTGAGCCCCTGGCGACCTCCGAAGAAAAGCTAGGATTAATTGGCCATTGTGAACAAAGGGCTCCTCCCTGCTGGCTTCCTGTATAATTTGACCCAAAGGACATCATGGGCATCTTAATGAGATGGAAATTTTGGGAATACCGGACTGCTAAGTTCCCTGTGAATTGAAATACGAGGAATTGAATGCGAGGTTTGAATCCTGGAACGAACAACCCCCACTTGTACTGTTGATGCGGGCGAAGATAGATTCATGCAGAACCTACAAGGTCTGTGCTTGAAATTTAAGGTTGCAGGTGGGTGCTATATCCTTTCACGGGAAGCACCTTCAAGACCATGAAGTTATGTTtgggaaaatatatatgtattcataCAAGAATCTAGGGACACTAAATGTAAGAAATGAACAAGACTATGCTGTCTTTGTTTATAGCACAGCCcccagaatcatagaaaagaagtGCATGCTCCTGTGGCCTGCCAATGGAGTACGAATCCATGGAATGGAAGCTTCATGGAACTCGTTTTTTCTTTGCTTTGATCCAGCTTAGCAGCTGTGCATCTGCCATCGTCATCTCCAATGACCTGTAGTTGCAATGCGGGTAAACTATGAGATCAATTATCTGTAGCCATGACCATCTGATTATATTATTCATGCAAGTAGATGCATCTGGTAAACCGCATGTGATCTACGACTGCAGCCGTGacagaagagagaagagagactGCAATTCCATAACCTCGAGCactttggtattttatttaactgAGGAGAGAAAATTCAATTCTCTGCAGTCAAAATAATCCAACTGTGCATAGAAGAATGATCTAAATTATTGGAACAGTTGCGGTCTTTACTGAAGAAATTAGTGGTCTGCAGTCTGCTTCTCATCGGAAACAACAGCAGCCATGGAAGAAATGCACTTTAACATTAGGAAATGTGAGGATTCAAAGATATTTATACTGAGGGGAAAGCAATAAGTGAATTCAGCTCTAACTAGGAAATGGCAGAGTCTGGTTTGGAGACCATATAAAACTTGGTGGAGATATACTCAAGTAGAATCATCTCATTGATTGCAGATATAAAGAGCATTGACCATGACCAGTCAAATTTCTGGACCAAATGAATGCCCCTCCCCAGCAGCAGCAGGTGCAAATCAATGTCACAAGCTTCAGTTTCCACTGCAACCAATCTCATGCTGTGACAGCACAAATAGATAATGTAAATGCTAGATTAAACACATGGGAAGCCTTACCCTGATGGAAGGGGAGGAGAGGCAGCAAGCAGCAGCCCGCAGCTCAAATGGAGAACCTATGTGTAACATTTCTGCAGTGCTGCTGGTGATGGGTGGGTAATGCCCCtccccagcagcagcagcaggtgcAAATCAATGTCACAAGCTTCAGGTTCCACTGCAACCAATCTCATGCTGTGACAGTACAAATAGATAATGTAAATGCTAGATTAAACACATGGGAAGCCTTACCCTGATGGAAGGGGAGGAGAGGCAGCAAGCAGCAGCCCGCAGCTCAAATGGAGAACCTATGTGTAACATTTCTGCAGTGCTGCTGGTGATGGGTGGGTAATGCCCCtccccagcagcagcagcaggtgcAAATCAATGTCACAAGCTTCAGGTTCCACTGCAACCAATCTCATGCTGTGACATTACAAATAGATAATGTAAATGCTAGATTCAATACATGGGAAGCCTTACCCTGATGGAAGGGGAGGAGAGGCAGCAAGCAGTAGCCCGCAGCTCAAATGGAGAACCTATGTGTAACATTTCTGCAGTGCTGCTGGTGATGGGTGGGTCTTATGGACACGCACAATACTGGCATTACCTCCGTGATCTCGTGAGTTTGCAGCTTGATTCTTGATGAAAAGCTAACTTTGGTGCAGCAGAAAAGCATGCATGTGGTCTTCTCTTTCGATCGAAAGCATGAACAGTAGCAGAGCCTTGAGACCTGAAATCGATGACCAGCACACGAACTACACGCAGATAACGCAATAACAGAGCAATGCAGAAACATAAAGACACCTTCGCCACCTTGCACAAATTCTGAATCAGAAAGTTCAAGAGTGCAAATTCGCAGACCTAAGGGTTTGTATGAACAAAAAGCTAGCAGTTTTCTTTGATTCTCGTGCATGAGATGTCAAAGTTAAGGAAGAACAGCCACTCGTGGTCGTGGCTatcaagcttgaagcatgtaataGGTTGGAGCTTGAGATTGACTCTTTACTATAGCTAAAAATGTTCAACGTTTCATAAAAAATAGAAACTCTTATTCCATGAtttcttttctaaaaaaataaaatattgtggATTTAGCTTCCTTGATGCTAGACAAAATAAAATTAAGCATCAAAAGTAGAAATTCGAATTGAGAAAAGGAGAATAAATATATTCCAATAGGACAGACTAAAACCACTTTCTTATATCCGAAATCAATTCACCAGTTGTAGCACACAGCTAATGCTGCTTTTACTACTTCGTTCTGCCCATTACGACGATGTTTACCGAATGGTTATCGAACCAAAGTAGTAGATGACCATAAGACACAACGCTAGTCTACCTAGAATTGCTGGATTGGGTTCATATCTCTTGTGGCAGTCCCCTTCGCATTCTTGCAGCAGGACATGACCTGCGGCGCGTGACGTCCTGCAACCCGATTCCAGTGGACGGGTAAGTGAGTTCTCTACAGACACACAACTTGGTGAAGACATAGCATGGCAATGTCAATGAGAGGCTCCCCTTCAGCAAATGATAGGCCTCAGCCTCTCTTTCTCCTTATCAATACATTCTCGAGTGCGAACACAATGTGTGCCCGACTCCGACGTTGGCAAAGACACAGGCAGAGGAAAAAGAAACGCAACACTAAAGAGGGGTGGTGGCTACTTTAGTGCTTGATTTCTATATATTGCCGCTCGCAGCCAAAACATGACGAAGGCCTGCACGACCTTTATCACCCACGACGATCTACCTTCTCCATCAACAACGCTTTGAATATTCTCACCAGTCCACCAAAGAAAGAAACAATAAGCAGATGAAGAAAGAAAGAGGACACTGTGAGCTTTGAGTAGTACTGCTTACGATGAAAACATAAACAACAAAAAGTAGTGATAAGACTAATTATAAATTAGCTAATGTAATTACTTTTAGTACCTCaatccatatatttttaaaaattatattaaaaattttatatttataaaagtaaaatatttacttttatTTTTGCTCACATCGTTCATTCTATTCTTGAAAATATTACATGAAAAATTTTCAGTGATAAATCGAAGTGAGATAGACTCAACACATACTcaatgataaattttataatattttcgtTAATAGaatcaataatataaaaaaaaacgagattaaatatttttttatattctaaatatatatatctcaataaaaattttaaaatattaaaaataattaattataaaaaataatttataattagctcgAAATGATAGCTAATTGTCGATTCTTCATCACGCTAATTCTTCatcaatcaataaaattattGTGGACAAACTTTTACTATACTATATCCGATTAAATCgattggataaaaataaatttttaattttttaatatcagattattattattattattattattataagtgacGAAACGGGATTAGCatgtttttaaatatattatgtgAATGTAATAAATCACCAGTAGAATGATATTTAAGATGTTGTTATTAAATTATTGACTCAATtagtattaaatatttaatattaatagtaAGAATTAAATTAAATATCTGCCATCGAACGTGCTTCGATTACGACGACATGGCAAACGTGGCAGTCACCTGCCGTGGCTTCGACGCCTTTAACGCGTTCTCATACCGCCTGCTTGTCCTCGTCGCACGTGATGGTCCGCCGCCTTCCCACGCCCCACGTCCCCCACCTCTTTGTCTTCCTCCCCCACCTCAACCTGCCCTTCGATCCACTTGTGAATCTTTTCCACTGCTGTCGCGCATGCATCGCGTACGTCGGTCTTCGTGAATCTAGCCCGAGGAGCAATTCGAGGTGAGCTTGCCTCTCTCGGTTATAGgtgtgttttcttgttctttcttgatctttccttTCTTGTGAGGAAAATGAATCTCCTCTCTAAGAGCTTCTTTTTGATCCGATGATTCTGTCTTTGATTCCAGTCTGATATATCAGAAGATATATTCACGGATTTTATATGCTATTACTATTATCATCCCGTTCACTTTCCTAAATATTTGTTCTTGCTTGTAGACTAGGGATTTTAGCAGTATTCTAATAGCATTGTTACAGACTGTGGGAAAGAGATGCTCTGTTACTCTCAATGTTCATTCCCAACGTTGACATTGAACTTTCCCTTTTGATCATTTGCAGGCGGCAGGGCGAAGGGGTTTCTGCTGGTGTATATCACTAGCTAGCACTTGGCATACACATTAATAGCTCTCTGTGGTGAGAAAAATACTTTCTTTGGCCCTGGAATTCGGTCTTAATTCTTGGTTCACTTGCAACAGTATTAGATCCAAAAATTGTTAGTATTTATTGTGATCTCACAAGTCTGCTACACCATacaaattttttttctaaattttttgtaagattacatttgttcatttatttattttttctatttacctattaatttgaataaaaaatatatattcacttttgaatagatattaaaaatattagaaggttgaatttatcacataatattcaatgaatttttaaaatataattttaccaaacaacactTACGTTAATGCTGATTTGAGATATAGTTTGTTTACCAAATATTCAAAGCATTTCACAATTGTACATTCACTCAAATCTCTTTCTCCAAATGGACATACAGATGTAAATGTGTTTCCAAATGCACCATATAATCATCTTAACCATTTTTGCTTCCTAAATTAATATGTCATAAGTAATTtcccattttattattattattttcttcctaACCTTATATGCTCTCAAAAGGAATATCCTTTAACAATTAAAATATTTCCTACTTTTGAAGATTCTTATAAAAATAACCTAATtactttatattaaaaaaaaaacttaaatggaATTATATGGCCCTACCTCATTATAAATCCACATCCCCTTTATAAACCCAAGAGTGGACTCCTATTCTCATCTTAAACTTGGCTGACAGGGATTTGACCACCAGGGAGGATTGTTTTTCATTAACCTTAGCTTTAAAATGTATGTTCTCCACCTTTTTCTTCTAgtctaaattttaaaatatttgattgattTCTAGTTgtttaatatttcataaaattttgatattgattAATGTTggatttttaatttaaaagaagAATTATGTAGGGTtgttaatattaatttatttttttttattttgcatcaaattaaattattttttactgttaatttaattattttgaatCATAACATAAAATTCAATAAACCATATTTAATGTTTTTCATTATGTTCATGTCTTCATATATCAACTTAGATTATTTGTAAATGTTACTTTAATTTTGTATCTTGACAAGAAAAAGTAAATCATATTTGAAGATTTTCATATTTTCAAATCACTCTTAACAATGCCCAATGCAGCCATAACTGTTTGGAATCACCATTGTACTGGGTCTCTCATGCCATATACAAAGTATAATCTATCATGATATTTTTGACACGTCTACATGTCTCTTTGAATGTATTTATGGATGAATGAAATTACAAATGATTGAATGTGctacatgtttatatatatatatatatgtgtgtgtgtgtgtgtgtgtggatattGTTTCATATAATCCATATTAGTAGGGTGATTTTTTTAGAAGATTATCAGACTATCAAACAAGATGGTTAGACGATTTCTCCATTCATTACTAGTTGTTATTAGGAAAAATGTATCACCACCTTGATCGGGTGGTACATCATTATGATTGCTATTGGGAGTACGATATAAGTTATCCGTTGTCGGGAGAATAAAGGACTTATGCCATAAAGGAAAACCTCTCCGCCCATTGTTGCACAAGTGCACCATCAGGTATTCGATTTATTACAATGTGATAATAAACATGTTATTGGcatgataattttatatgtttGATCTATTTTGTTATGATTGATGCATGACTTTGTTTAAATTGATTTGAGATTACTTgtttatttttgataaattttaattatgtgGATTTATAATTTTGTAGATTCCTGTTCAGCATGATtgttgaaatatttttatttaatatttattttcacaATAACCTTCTGATCTTGCATGATGTTAGAAACTTAATTTTCTATCATGCAAGGGCAGAATATCTTGACAGACACAACTTGAATTTTTTCAGATCTTATATTGCACATCTCAGGAGAAGTCCGAGAAGAACAAAGTCAATGGCTTACCTCGAGCTGGATCTGCCACAATGCTTCTCGAATGAGCAATCTTTACCAATGGCCAGCACTTCATACAAAACTTTTAATGTGCCAGATGCATGCAGATCACATCAATTAAATAGTGGTCGTAGTGTTCCACAACCACCTCCAGTCCATGGATCTTCTTATGGTGCAAGAAAATGCTCTAAAAGTTTGAAGGATGACACTTATGTCCCTGATGAAACAAGGATAGCTTGGGACAAACTCTTCTACGAAGGATATGGTGCTGATGTCCATGTTCTTACTGAAGACAAGGACATAATTTTGGCACACACAAGCATTCTTGTGAGTACACTACAGTCCTGGTTTTTATTGGCATGATATTACTTTGTCAATATATCAGAATAAGCACTTCCGTGATATTAGAAACTGAAGTATGGACCAATTCACTTTGATCAAGGTAAAATTATAAGTGAGTTTAGAAATTTAACAAGATATTGAAATTCTTT
The window above is part of the Musa acuminata AAA Group cultivar baxijiao chromosome BXJ2-6, Cavendish_Baxijiao_AAA, whole genome shotgun sequence genome. Proteins encoded here:
- the LOC135613523 gene encoding transcription repressor OFP8-like, whose protein sequence is MPSGRRRFVVRHPVVVDIGCSCRRPKLPSFFSFSSKPKLSRTPSLLSPSTTTSHWETSLTATTTATVANSSSSPSRFGGSTSSPSSAFCPPDSPKWAAAREHWKPNKKKNKCDASGTPRKGVVESSVAVVKESSDPYLDFRDSMLQMIVEMEIYAWEDVRELLHRFLALNAPRHHHLILRAFAEIWNGLVSPTSPSPRPSASASASAPRRSRRR